Genomic DNA from Niallia circulans:
AGCTTCGATTCTTTTTGTGCGTTTCGCTTCACTTCCTCGGCAGCTTCCTGTGCAACAACGATTGATTTGTTTAATGTTTCTTCTATATTATTGTAGTGGCCAATGCGGTCATCAAGTTCAATTAGTCTTGCATCTAGTTCTTTTTTCTCACGAATTATATTTTCATAGTCCTTGATTATTTGATCTAAAAACTCATTTACTTCATCTTCATCGTAGCCGCGGAACCCTTTGCTGAATTCCTTATTGTGAATATCCAACGGTGTTAATGGCATAATGCCACCTCCCAAACTTCAATTTCTTTATGTATTTTTTCGACAGCTTTTTCCTGTTTTCCTGCATTATTTTAAGGAAAACGCCAAAAAAACAGGAAGTAAGACAAATTATACTGTTTGGAAATATTGTAACATAGATAAAGTAAAAATAACTATGGAATTTTGGTATGATATCAAAATTTATCGTGTTTGTTATATAGGACAAATTATTTTAATTTGCCGACCACAACACGCCATTTATCTTTTTTTGTTTTTCCTTCAAGCGATTTAATAACAGATCTGCCATGCCCTCTGACAGAAATAACATCGCCTTCCTCACAAATAAAGGAAGCATTTTCAACAGCAGCCCAGTTTACTTTCACAAGACTTGAAGCAATATAGACTTGGGCCTTTTGTCTGGAAATATTATAAATGGCAGCAATCGTCGCATCAAGTCTTAAGGAGGCAAGTGTCGTGCTCATCTCCACCCATTCCTCTTCAAGAGCGATCACCATATGCTTATCAATCGGTTTTAATTCTACCTTTGCTTTTCCAATCGACTCAAGCTGAAGACGGATATAATCCTCTACTTCTTTGCAGACAATCAGTTGAACATCCCCAGCTTTGATAAGGATATCGCCAAACTTACTGCGGGAGAGACCTAATGACATAATGCTTCCAAGTACCTGTGGATGCTCAAGTTTCACGAATTTTTTTGCGTATTCAATTTCGTATATTGAAAGCTGAAAATCGTCTTCTGTTGGTTCATAATAAGAGGGATACAATAAGGCTCTTTTTCGTTCAGGTGCTTTCGTACCACCTGCAAAAGCAACCTTTACATCACTATTTTGCCCAATTATCGTGTTCACAATCTTTTGTTCGCGAGGATCTAAAAAATCCGTCAATTTCGTTGCATAGGAATCTTCGACATATTGGCGCCAGTTTATGACTTGATCGATAAACTCCTTTTCCTCTGGCCGAAAATGCTGGTATATCGACATACATACGGCTCCTTTTATTTAATGTATATAATATAAATGACTGCATGAAAAAAGGGCTTATGAAAGCCCTGATTTTTAAACCCAGCTGAAAATTTGAAAAACACCCATTCTAGCTAAATTTAATACAAAGATAGCCACGATTGGTGAGATATCAATCATTCCAATTGGCGGGATTATCTTTCTAAACTGCTCTAAATATGGTTCACAAATCCGCGCAAGGAAAGTGCCAATCCATGTTTCTCTTGCATTTGGTATCCAAGACATAAAAATGTAAATAATCAGCGCATAAGAGTAAAAAGTAATTAACTTAGAAACAATTGCCAGGATCAAACCCATCTAATTTTACCACCTCGCATTTTCAAATTCAGTTTCTTGAAGAAGCTGAGAGATATTACCTGAAACTTCCACATTATCTGGTGTGCATAAGAAGATGTCAGTTCCAACCTTCTGGATATCTCCCCCTATAGCATAAACTGTCCCGCTTAAAAAATCGACTATGCGTTTCCCTTGCTCCTTGTCAATTCTTTGCAGATTGACGACAACTGCACGTCTGTTTTTCAATTGGTCTGCAATATCCTGTGCTTCTGCATACACTCTTGGTTCAACCAAAAATACTTTCGAAGCCTTTTGCACACTTTGCAGGCTGACAACGTTTTGCTTTTGCTGTTGCTGTTGAACAGGCTGCTGCTGCTGCTGTTGCTGTTGCTGCTGAAAATAGGACTGAGTTGGCTGCTGTCTCTGGTTTCTCACTGGCTCTTGCTCCTGTTCGTACTCTTCTTCTTCATAATCTTCATCTTCTAAGAAAAAAAATGTTTTAATTTTTGATTTTATACTCAATTTTCTAACCTCCTATTTCTCACTGCCAACGAGTGCTGTACCGATGCGAATCATCGTTGCACCTTCTTCGATAGCAATTGAGTAGTCATTAGACATTCCCATGGAAAGCTCCTGGCATGGTGCATTGCTTAATGAAAGCTTTTGCACCTCTGTCTGAAGTTTTTTTAAGTTTCGGAAGCAATTTCGCAGTAATTCTTCCTCATCAGTAAATGGCGCCATTGTCATTAAGCCAACTATTTCAATATTAGGTAGTACTTCAAGGCTTTTAATAAAATCAATTGTGTCCTCAACTGCTATGCCATGCTTTGATTCTTCTTGCGAAACATTAACCTGAACAAAACACTTGATTTTCTTAACAGCTCGCTTGTTTATTTCTTTCGCTAAAGACAAACGGTCAAGTGAATGAATGTAATCGACATGATCTATAATGCTTTTTACCTTGCGAGTTTGCAAGGAACCGATAAAGTGCCAAACTGGCTCGTCCATCAGCACCTCACGTTTTGCAAGCAGGCCTTCCTCCCGGTTTTCACCAAGATTGATAACACCTGCTTCCAAAGCTTCTTTTGCTCTTTCTATTGTAACATATTTTGTCACTGCGATTATGGTGATATCTTCAACGGATCGATCAGCTTTTTCACAAGCCAATTTCACCTTTTCCCTAATTCCCTCTAAATTATGCTTAACTTGCATCTTTCTTTAAACATCCTCTCTCCAGCCAATAAAACTCATCATTCTTCCTGTCTGCCCTTTATCCCGCCTATGGGAAAAGAAATAGGACTCCTGTTCGCTCGTGCAAAGACTGGTTACTTGAATCTTACTATCCTGTATGCCTGCCTTTATTAACAGCTGTTTGTTGAGCTCTTGCAAGCTCAATGAATATTGATTTGGTGAAACAAGCTTGTATGGCCTATTATCACTTGCATCTAAAGCTTCGTCTACTTTATCAATAACACGGCTGTCGACTATGTATTGCTTATCTGTAATGGACGGACCGATGGCAACTTCCATTTCACCTGGATCAATTCCATGTGATGTAAACACCTTCACCATTTCTATTGCGATTCCTTGTACAGTGCCTTGCCAACCAGCGTGGGCAATACCAATTGCTTTTGTTTTGCTATGAATGAAATATAGTGGAACACAGTCAGCATAGCAAAGCGTAAGTAAAATGCCCTCTTCCCGTGTAAACAAGCCATCTGTATCTGGCAACGCACTTTCATAGTCACAAGCTCCTTTGCCAGCATCAATAGTTGATACTTCCCAAATGGAGTTTTTGTGGGTTTGTTCAGAACCTACCCAATTCGTTAAAGGAAAATCAAGCTTATTCGCAATAATTTGCCTGTTTGCTGTTACCTTCTCCTTTGAATCATTAACATGATAGGCCATATTTAAACCTTTATGGTGTCCTGTGCTTGTGCCGCCATTTTTCGTTGTGAACCCTGCAGTCAAATGAGGGTGGTCTTTACACCATGATTGAATTGTAAAATATTCAGCGTCTTTTAATAGAAAAGGTTCCATTTTTTATAACCTCAGCTTTTTTTTATAGTTTACCATAGACTTGTGCATTGGTCATAAAAAAACCAATAAAATTATCCCTATTCTTCTACTTCAATTAACTCTAATGATTTAGTGTATTTTACTAATATGACATCTTCCCCAATTTTCAAGATATTGCTCCATGGAATAACAATATCAGCCTCTCTGTTAAAGAAGCCCAATACCTTGCCTGGTCCGCCAATAATGATTGCATCAATCTTGCCTGTCTGTAAATTTATATCGATATCTCCTATATTACCAAGCTTTTTTCCATCCGCTACATTGACGACGTCCTTCACTTGAAAGTCAGATATTTTCAGCATTGTTTCACTCCTATATAAATATGATGACTTTTATACGATTTTGTTCCCTTACTGCGTTATGTTTGTATGCAAGGAAAGCCTTACTAAAATTATATGTTGTCCTTATGATAATTAGCATGGGAAATTTGCTATAAAATAAGAAAAACTGCCGAGAATTCGGCAGTTTTCTTATTGGTAATATTAGCTTTGAATGTTTTTATTCATTTGTTTAATAGCAGCTTTTTCTAATCTTGATACCTGAGCTTGCGAGATACCTATTTCATCAGCAACTTCCATTTGCGTTTTTCCTTGAAAAAATCGCTTTCTCAATATAAGTTTTTCTCGATCATTCAATCGTCGCATACCTTCTTTGAGCGCTAGCTCCTCGACCCATTGGATATCCTTGTTTTTTTCGTCACTTAACTGGTCCATGACGTAAATTGGATCTCCTCCATCATTGTATATCGGCTCAAAGAGTGAAACGGGATCTTGAATAGCATCCAATGCGAATACAATATCCTCATGTGGAATATCAAGCTCTTTTGCGATTTCCTCCGCTGTTGGCTCTTTTGATGTTTTACTCATCAATCGCTCCCTGACTTGCAATGCTTTATAAGCTATATCCCTTAAGGATCTGGACACTCTTATCGGGTTATTATCGCGCAAGTATCGGCGGATTTCACCAATAATCATCGGGACAGCATAGGTGGAAAACTTTACGTTTTGACTTAAATCAAAATTATCAATAGATTTCATTAGACCGATACAACCAACTTGAAATAAGTCATCGACAAACTCACCTCTGTTATTAAACCGCTGGATTACACTCAAAACGAGGCGAAGATTACCATTTACGAGACTTTCTCTAGCGGAAATATCTCCCTTATGCATTTGCTTGAAGAGCTCTCTCATTTCTTCGTTTTTTAATACTGGAAGCTTAGATGTATCCACACCGCAAATTTCTACTTTATTTCGAGTCAATCTATTTCCCTCCTCACAGGAGCTGCTGTACAAAAAACAGTATCTCCTTGAGTAGGAAAAATATGCATACGCTATTTCCATCCTAAGCCAAATTATTGGAACTAAATACCTCCTAAAACTATCACGACAATACTTTCCTGCAATAATATTTTTTGAAAAATATTTTTATCACACTTTTAATAAGCAAATAAATATGCCAGCTAATCTTCCCTTCAACGAAGATAACGTCTCCTTGAAAGTTCAAATTTAGCCGACATATTATTTTAAATCACCTTAAACCATTTTGTTAAATTCCTTCTGCAGTCTCTTAATAATTCTTTTTTCCAGTCTTGAGATATAAGACTGAGATATGCCGAGCATATCAGCAACATCCTTTTGTGTCTTTTCCTCACCTGTTCCAAGACCAAAACGAAGCTCCATGATTTGTTTTTCTCTTTTTGATAATTGATGCAATGCTCTGATTAGCAGCTTCTTATCTACACTTGCATCAAGATCCTTTGTAATAATATCTTCCTCTGTTCCCATCACATCTGATAACAGGAGCTCATTTCCGTCCCAGTCAATATTCAGCGGTTCATCAAAGGATACCTCTGATCGTATCTTATTGTTCCTTCTTAAATACATCAAAATCTCATTTTCAATACATCTTGATGCATATGTAGCAAGCTTAATTTTCTTCTCAGGGTTAAAAGTATTGACAGCTTTAATTAATCCGATTGTGCCAATGCTTATTAAGTCCTCAATATTAATACCGGTATTTTCAAATTTCCTCGCAATATAAACAACTAGCCGTAAATTGCGTTCAATTAAAATAGATCTTGCTGCCTGATCACCTTCTGGCAGCTTTTGCAGTAGTTCTTCCTCTTCTTCCTTGCTTAATGGGGGAGGCAATGCTTCGCTTCCGCCAATATAAAAAACTTCATCTGTTTTCAAACCTAATTTTATTAAGAGCTTATACCAGTAGTAGGTTAAGCGAAGCTTTAATTTTTTCATAATTGTCCTCCTTCTAAATGATGTGTCGATAGAGTATAGTATATTAACTGACCATTCCACGTTTGACTTCATTGATTTTGTTGCCTGTCAGCATCTTTGGGTGAACAATGCAAGAAAATGCGTCATCTGATGACAGCTGCTGTCTCGTAAATGAAATTAGCCCTTTTTCCACTAAGAAGCTTCCTTCTTTATTTTCAATGATAAGCTCTTCAGGCTTGATGGCAATCATAAGCTGGTGCTCCTTCCCCATAACTTTATATGGGATAATCCGCATTCTATATTGCCAATCATCATTAAGCTGTACCTTTCCATGAATAATGGAATCAGAATCATCGACAATTTCAATAAGCTCTTTCGGGATATCTGTTGCTTTCATCGCATTAATGGAGACAAACATGACAGGTACCCGCGAAATCGGATCGTACACCTGGTTGCCACTGTCAACAAGCCCTTTTAATGAGAACTCTGTTCCTGCAATTTGAAACTTCACCTGAACAATTTCATCATATTTAATTTTCGTAATTTCCATGCTTTCCACATTCTTTTTAGAAAAATGCCATGCTGCAGGAAAACCAAGCAAAACAAACAGCCAACTGATAGGATCACCAAAGCCTTTAACACTTGCAAGTAGAACAGAAGTAGATAATTGAAAATCAAATTGAATAAAATAATGTGAGCCGATTAAAACTCCGCCAATAAGAAATGTGACAAAATAAAATGTCATTAATCCACTGAGATAATAGCGAAGTCTTTTATAACCAAAAACAGTCAAAACCATAACGCAAGAGAACAATAGCTTAGAGATTGGATGACTTGTATAGATATGATATGGAGTGACAGCCAAGAGGATGATAATTGATCCAATCAGACCGCCGCACAGCACTCTCCACAGCTTTATATCTCTCTTTAGGATGATGGCTGTCAAATAGAGCAGCAAGCTGTCAAACAGGAAATTCAGCAGCCATATTACATCTAAATAAATGGCCAAACATGTAAGCCTCCTTCCTAAAGTTTTATGGCAAAATTTTAGCTTGCTCATCTAACTCTATTAATCTGTTACGAAAAAGTATAACCTACCACATCAGGAAAGTGTGTCACTTCCTGTAATCAAAAAAACAGAAATTTTCCCTATTATCAACAGATTTTGTCACTATTTCTTGCCTTATGCGATGTGTCGTTCTAGCAGTGAAATTGTCAGTTTTTTTCGAGGGGAATGAGAGATGCATAAGAAAGGTTTTAGAGGTAATTTTATTTCCCAGGCTATTAAAAGCAAAAAAAAGCGGGAAATATCCCGCTTTTTTTATCTTCTGCGATTTCGGTTACGCAAAAATGTTGGTATATCTAGTGTATCTTCACCTGATTGAATATTGTTATTGCGAACAGGCTCTTTCACATTGTTGTTTGGAGACTCCTCGCGCTTCACTTCACGTGAACTTCCAGGGCTGCTTGACGGCTTCATATTGTTTAAAGAAGGTCTTGCAGAAGATACCGGCATTGTATCTTGATTGAAACCAGTCGCAATTACTGTTACGACAATTTCATCTTTTAAATTTTCGTTAATAACTGAACCGAAGATCATGTTAACGTCTTGGTCAGATGCAGAAGCGACAATATCTGCTGCTTCCTGTACCTCGTAAAGACTTAGGTTGGAACCGCCAGTAATATTCATCAGCACACCTTGAGCTCCATCAATAGATGTCTCAAGCAATGGAGAAGATATTGCTTTTTTCGCTGCTTCAGCAGCACGATTTTCACCTGACGCTACACCGATACCCATCAATGCAGAACCTTTGTTGACCATGATTGTTTTCACATCGGCAAAGTCAAGGTTGATTAATCCAGGTGTAGCGATAAGGTCAGAAATACCTTGGACACCTTGTCTTAATACGTTATCTGCTTCCCTGAATGCTTCAAGCATCGGAGTGCTCTTATCAACTATCTCAAGCAGACGGTCATTCGGAATAACAATTAATGTGTCTACAGCTTCTTTAAGAGCAGAGATTCCGCTTGCTGCATGTGTAGAACGTTTGCGCCCTTCAAATGTGAATGGTCTTGTGACAACACCGACAGTCAATGCACCAATATCTTTTGCGATTTGCGCAATAACAGGAGCTGCACCAGTTCCTGTTCCACCGCCCATACCTGCGGTAACAAATACCATATCTGCTCCTTTAAGAGCTTCTTCAATTTGTTCTTTACTTTCCTCTGCTGCTTTTTTACCCACATCTGGGTTAGCACCGGCACCTAAACCTCTAGTTAATTTGCCGCCGATTTGCATTTTTATTTCTGCTTTTGACAAGTTAAGTGCCTGAGCGTCTGTATTTACCGCAATAAACTCGACTCCTTGAACACCATGCTCAATCATTCGATTGACAGCGTTGTTTCCGCCGCCCCCGACTCCAATTACCTTTATTACAGCTAATGAATCTATATTTGTATCAAATTCTAACATGACAAATCCTCCTAATTCGTCGATATTCAGCAGTATCGAACTGTCCGCGTCTCAATCTTGGTGATATGGAGTAAACATACCATTTTAATTGTTATAATGTTTTTAACTTAATCGAAAAAGTATCCCATAAATTTCTTTAGTTTTGATGGCCCTTTTTCGACAGGCTGCTTTTCATATGATGCTTTTTGCGGAGCCTGTTTTGGCGCTCTTTTTTCCTTTGGTTCACCAACCGCAACTGGCTCTGCCTGATGGATATTTCCACCTTGCAGCTTATTGTTCTTGTAGGAGAACTTAATTAAACCAACGGCAGTCGTGTATTGAGCTTCCCTAACACCAATATAATCAGGTATTGCAATTCGAACCCGATTTTGGAAAACCTCTTGTGCGAGCTCAAGAATACCTTTTGTGCCAGCCACACCTCCGGAAAGGACAAAACCGCCTGGAAGATCATATACTCCTAATCTTTCAAGCTCGTCCATCACTAAGTCAAACATTTCTTCCAATCTTGCCTCAATGATGTCGGCAAGTTCCAATTGGTTGAACTGCTGGTGCTGGTCGCTCCCGATGATTGGTACACTGAAGACCTCTTCCTCTGATGCATGGTTGTAATAAGCATAGCCGTATTTAACCTTTATTTTCTCCGCATCTTCGGTTGTTGTACGCAAGCCAATGGAAAGATCCTTTGTAATATGATCTCCGCCAATTGGCAAGACGCTTGTTTTTTTCAAGAAGCCATTTTCAAAAACGGCAATCGTCGTAGAACCGCCTCCAATATCAAGCAATGCTACTCCGAGATTTTTTTCATCTTTAGACAGCGCGAAGGAACCAGCGGCAAGAGGCTGTAATGTAATGTCAACAATCTCCAAACCTGCTTTTTCCACACAGCGAAGCGTGTTATGTAGTATCGTCTTGCTGCCTGTAATAATGATTCCTTCCATTTCTAGGCGAACGCCTATCATCCCGCGAGGATCTGTAATTTCATCAAGACCATCCACAATAAATTGCTTAGGAATTATATCGATTATTTCTTTCTCTGGCGGAATGGAAACAACTTGCGCTGCATCCTTTACTCTCAATACATCTTCTATTGTGATTTCACGATTTTCACTTGAAACTGCCACTACTCCATGTGAAGGCTGCAAGCTTACATGATTTCCCGAAACGCCAACAATCACTTGTTTAATTTCTACACCAATCATTCTTTCCGCTTGTTCAATAGCTCTTCGTATGGAATGAACGGTTTCATCTATATCAACAATAGAACCCTTCCTCAACCCTTCAGAAGGTACGATGCCTACTCCAATAATGTTTAAGGACTCATTAATCATTTCGCCAATGATTACTTTCACGCTGGATGTACCGATGTCAAGACTTACATAAAATTCATTGCTGTTCATTCTCGGGCACCTCCTTTTTGCTTTTTAAAAATAAGTGAACAACAGCTATTCTCTTTTAAGCGAATGTTAAGCTTTAATGAATAAAATATCCCTATTAATATATTATTATTAAATAATTCGCCAAAACTAATATATTCCCTTTTTTATGAATGATTTTTTTCAGTTTTTTCTCTTTTATTTTCCCACTTTGTCAAGATGATTCTCCTAATGACTGCGATATTTTGAAACAGCCTTACACCGAAGGCAAATATGGCAGCTAAATATAAGTCTACACCAAGATGAACACCGAGAAAAGCTAAACTTGCTGCAAGGAGAATATTAAAGAAAAAACCTGATACGAATACCTTTTCATCATATATATTTTGCAGGTGGGCCCTGATGCCGCCAAACAAGGTATCAAGTGCTGCAAGCACAGCTATTGATAGATAATTGGCATATTCATCAGGTACCGTTATATCTGTCAGTAGGCCAAGTGAAATGCCGACAATAAGGCCAAATATAGGCAGCCACATCAAGAACCGCCTCCTTCTTCATTTCCAGCAGGCTTTATATATCGAATCCTTAAATTGCCCTCATATGCAGGAATCGTTATTTTTTGCTGTGTTTTTTTTACATCAAGCAATAAGTCTTCAATGAAGAAATCGTCAGCAGACCTAGATACCTTCATGCGATTATAAAGCTGCTCGGCACTGTTTTTGTCTGCTGCTATCACTTTTATTGTCAATGGCAGCCCGTCAACTGGATAGCCATCCATCTTAATCTCCCCATTGATGTCCCTGATGACAGATGTATTTATATATCGATGTTCGGCAATAGAGATTTCCTTTGCACCATACTGGTTCAAATCATTAATCAGCCTTTTAAGCAAATCTGCCGAGATGGAGCCCTGCTCTTCTCCCATAAGCAAATCCGGGCTGACGGACTGAACATTTATGATTATCCCGTAACCGTTTTTTTCTGTCAGGCCTATTTCGTCTTTAAGCTCGTCGATTGTGTCTTGTAGTAGCTCTTCTTTTGTCTGTGAGCTGTCGTTTTTATACTCGTCCACTTTTTGGTTTGCTGTACGAATTTCACTCAACAGCTTAAGCTCCGTTTCCTTTTCCTTAAGAAGCGCTTGTTTCAGTTCCCAAGTATCCCTTGTGTCCCGAACCTTCGGCTTCTTAACTGTCTGAAATTGAACGGCAAGCATAAAACCAATAACTAGTGTAATGATTGTCATAGTGAAAAGTTTTTTATTCACGCCTTCACCATACTTCCATGCAAAATAATCGGCATTTAAACCTTACTTTTCACTTAATTTGTTCTGAGCGCATCCATTTTAATAGTATCCTTTTTTTCTAGTGTAAACTTAATGTTTTCATTTACCAGCGTGTCCTTCACGCCACCTTTAATATTGAGTGCACCTTCCATAACCTCGCTGTCGCCAATTGCTGTCACAACAAACGGAGCAGGATATTGATTGCCATCAATCTCAATGACAGGACCATTGCAAAGAATATAAGAATCATGAGACAGACGCTGACCATTAATGCTAATTGCTGTAGCACCTGAAACATATAGTTCATTCACCACTTGGAAGATGTGGTGTTCATGTACAAGGTAATTGTTCACATTGTCATCATTCGGATTATAGTTTCCGTCTTCCAATGTCACCTGAACCCCTTTTCCTTGAACAGGCATCTTCCCTAAGTACATGCGGTAATTGTTTGCATCTTCTGCCAGATTGTAATAGGAATCAGCCTTAGTGGATAGTTCTTTTTCATAATCCGATAGTTCTTTTTGCGCTTGCTCTAACTCTTTAAAAAGTTGATTATTTTTTTCTTCCTGATCAATTAGCTCGTTTCGCAATGAGAGATCACGGTCGAACTGGCTGTCACTCAACTTATTTTTGTCCTTGTCTGCTTGTGCCACCTGAAAGGCAAAGGCAACAATGAACCCTAATACAAGGAAAACAAACGAAAAGATTACATGACTTCCCTTTCGTCTATTCTTCACTTTGTTCTTCTCCTTCTGTTCCGTATTCCTTGAAATAGGAACCTACCTCCAAATCAATAATCCCTCTTTTCTTAGGATCTAATTGACTGACTATTGACGGGTAATGCTCCATTTTTTCAGCAAATGTACTTAAGGAGGCTGCAACCTCAAACCCATCATTCATGAAGATATTAATGTGGTAAGAATCTGTTTTTTTCGGAGTATAGTGAATCTCAGAGATGGCATTATATACACCAGTCGGAAGTTTTTTCAGTTCCTTGACCGTTTTCTCCAATGCTTTATCATTGTCGAAATCCATAATGAGCGGTGCATCATATGGTGTTGATTCTGAGCTTCTTCCCTCTAGCTTTGCTCCGCTTTCAATAATTGGAATGTATTTACTGCCGCTTACCATATAAGCGATCCGTTTGTACTCTTCCACTTTAATATTTACGATGTTGGGAAGTTTTATCGAAACAGAGGACGTTTTAATCTCAGGCAAGGCATTAAGCTTCTCTTCAATCTTGTCCTTTTTTATTGTCCAAATGTTCGTTGAAGAATTTATACCGCTGATTT
This window encodes:
- a CDS encoding small basic family protein; its protein translation is MWLPIFGLIVGISLGLLTDITVPDEYANYLSIAVLAALDTLFGGIRAHLQNIYDEKVFVSGFFFNILLAASLAFLGVHLGVDLYLAAIFAFGVRLFQNIAVIRRIILTKWENKREKTEKNHS
- a CDS encoding DUF881 domain-containing protein, with protein sequence MNKKLFTMTIITLVIGFMLAVQFQTVKKPKVRDTRDTWELKQALLKEKETELKLLSEIRTANQKVDEYKNDSSQTKEELLQDTIDELKDEIGLTEKNGYGIIINVQSVSPDLLMGEEQGSISADLLKRLINDLNQYGAKEISIAEHRYINTSVIRDINGEIKMDGYPVDGLPLTIKVIAADKNSAEQLYNRMKVSRSADDFFIEDLLLDVKKTQQKITIPAYEGNLRIRYIKPAGNEEGGGS
- a CDS encoding DUF881 domain-containing protein, coding for MKNRRKGSHVIFSFVFLVLGFIVAFAFQVAQADKDKNKLSDSQFDRDLSLRNELIDQEEKNNQLFKELEQAQKELSDYEKELSTKADSYYNLAEDANNYRMYLGKMPVQGKGVQVTLEDGNYNPNDDNVNNYLVHEHHIFQVVNELYVSGATAISINGQRLSHDSYILCNGPVIEIDGNQYPAPFVVTAIGDSEVMEGALNIKGGVKDTLVNENIKFTLEKKDTIKMDALRTN
- a CDS encoding cell division protein FtsQ/DivIB; its protein translation is MEKGKIVSIEDRIPKLKQQRRKKANKRLIFLLMLFFLLIGCIIYFQSPLSNVKQTVVTGNILYKEDEIEKISGINSSTNIWTIKKDKIEEKLNALPEIKTSSVSIKLPNIVNIKVEEYKRIAYMVSGSKYIPIIESGAKLEGRSSESTPYDAPLIMDFDNDKALEKTVKELKKLPTGVYNAISEIHYTPKKTDSYHINIFMNDGFEVAASLSTFAEKMEHYPSIVSQLDPKKRGIIDLEVGSYFKEYGTEGEEQSEE